Proteins encoded together in one Impatiens glandulifera chromosome 1, dImpGla2.1, whole genome shotgun sequence window:
- the LOC124925600 gene encoding probable E3 ubiquitin-protein ligase ARI8 codes for MDSNDDTHHHDQSLDSFGGDSAEQNNFDHLYDDLIDKYMTLSLRQEEKNYNVIEEADIRIRQEEDITTLATILSIPRAAASILLQYYHWSATNVHDAWFTDENSVRKAVGLLEEPIVEYPNTNKVTCDICFESYPLRQFRSTFCGHFFCRTCWKAYIKVSIGDGAGCLMLRCPYPTCIAVVDQDMINSLALKKDKKKYAQFLIRSYVEENPKIKWCPAPGCKYAVEFVIGSESYDVTCLCSHRFCWNCTEESHPSVDCSTVANWFSNVNYYFNSVNWITQNTKPCPKCKVPIEKSVGCMRIMCRPPCNFIFCWTCLGKWSDHENDHDIACNSYKRDKQRHDDTVRKQTHDKSLEMYNHYHDRWAANSMSRRKALVDLHELHTVNLQKLIVKQSQPEAHLKFIIDAWQQIVECRRILQWSYIYGFYLPYREHAKRRFFEYLQGEAESCLERLHHCAEHDIQIFLRIVCPSPPPNFNDFRAKLAGLTSITRNYFENLVKALENNLSEVNPESQGDCSKNTEDSAGDS; via the exons ATGGATTCCAATGACGATACCCATCATCATGATCAGTCACTTGATTCCTTTGGCGGCGACTCCGCTGAGCAGAACAACTTCGACCACCTCTATGACGATTTGATTGACAAATATATGACCCTGTCTCTTAGGCAGGAAGAG AAAAATTATAATGTCATAGAAGAGGCAGATATTCGAATTCGTCAAGAGGAGGATATCACAACTCTCGCTACTATTCTTTCGATACCAAGAGCAGCTGCAAGTATCTTACTTCAATATTATCACTG GAGTGCCACCAATGTACATGACGCATGGTTTACTGATGAAAATAGTGTTCGCAAGGCTGTGGGCTTATTAGAAGAGCCAATTGTTGAATACCCAAATACTAATAAA GTAACTTGTGATATCTGTTTTGAGAGTTACCCTTTGCGACAATTTCGTTCAACTTTTTGTGGTCACTTTTTTTGTCGTACTTGTTGGAAAG CTTACATCAAGGTTTCTATTGGTGATGGTGCTGGGTGCTTGATGTTGAGATGCCCCTATCCAACTTGTATAGCTGTTGTTGATCAAGATATGATAAACTCTTTGgcattaaaaaaagataaaaagaagTATGCTCAATTCCTTATCAGATCCTATGTTGAAGAGAACCCTAAg ATAAAATGGTGTCCTGCTCCAGGCTGTAAGTATGCTGTAGAATTCGTTATTGGTAGTGAAAGCTATGATGTTACATGCCTTTGTTCACATAGATTCTGTTGGAAT TGCACAGAAGAATCCCACCCTTCTGTAGACTGCAGCACTGTTGCAAATTGGTTTTCAAacgttaattattattttaacagtGTAAACTG GATAACTCAAAATACCAAACCATGTCCCAAGTGTAAGGTCCCAATTGAGAAAAGTGTTGGGTGTATGCGCATAATGTGTAGGCCACCTTGCAACTTTATTTTTTGCTG GACGTGTCTTGGGAAATGGTCAGACCATGAGAATGACCACGACATTGCTTGTAACAGTTATAAGAGAGACAAGCAAAGA CATGATGACACAGTGAGGAAGCAGACACATGATAAATCATTGGAGATGTATAATCATTACCATGATCGCTGGGCAGCAAATTCAATG TCGAGGAGGAAGGCTCTCGTTGATCTACATGAGTTGCACACTGTGAAT CTTCAAAAGCTTATAGTAAAACAATCACAACCTGAGGCCCATCTGAAGTTCATCATAGATGCCTGGCAACAG ATAGTTGAATGTAGACGCATTCTTCAGTGGAGTTATATTTATGGATTCTACCTACCATATCGTGAACATGCTAAGAGGCGGTTCTTTGAGTACTTGCAAG GTGAAGCTGAGTCTTGTCTCGAAAGGCTTCATCATTGTGCTGAACATGATATACAGATTTTTCTTAGAATTGTATGTCCTTCACCTCCACCTAATTTTAATGATTTCCGAGCTAAGCTTGCAGGATTAACAAG CATTACCCGGAATTACTTTGAGAACTTGGTTAAAGCACTAGAGAATAATTTGTCAGAAGTTAATCCTGAAAGTCAAGGGGATTGTAGCAAGAACACAGAAGATAGTGCAGGAGACAGCTAG